The following coding sequences lie in one Megalodesulfovibrio gigas DSM 1382 = ATCC 19364 genomic window:
- a CDS encoding polyamine aminopropyltransferase has product MRLIRRLFRRPQLASLISPPDASRVLKWCIFATGLAGIVAEYVLSTLATYLLGNAILQWTMVMSLMLFAMGLGSRLSRHIDRSVLDAFILVECGLTVLCAGAPVLAYGLAPWTAHLDLIIYALGMGVGLLIGLEIPLATRANETYEALRANIAGVMENDYYGALLGGVLFAFLGLPFLGLAWTPMALGTVNWLVAGIFLWKFGNLLDHPGRARLAFLAAGMALVLMATHVEQVVFYGEQSRYKDPIVHAEQTQYQKIVLTQNQQHYWLFLNGQLQFSTFDEKRYHEPLVHPALLTAAAARDSLRVLILGGGDGLAVREVLRHPQVAEIVLVDLDPAMTRLAREHPVLRAVNQEALHNPRVRLEHGDAARFLKNTEALWDVILVDLPDPDSMDLMSCYDVSFYRLALARLAPQGVLTTQATSPIFSPDAFRCIVKTMRAAGLAVLPYRNQVPSLGEWGFVLAMDAAQTDEPSLKRRVLSQDYDALPTEILNRDAFISMTHLDRQMLAPDAMAGIEVNDRLKPVLHRYYSRGAWMMY; this is encoded by the coding sequence GTGCGTCTGATCCGTCGTTTGTTCCGCCGGCCGCAGCTCGCGTCGCTCATCTCGCCACCGGATGCCAGCCGGGTGCTCAAGTGGTGCATCTTCGCCACGGGGCTGGCCGGCATCGTGGCCGAGTATGTCCTGTCCACCCTGGCCACCTATCTGCTGGGCAACGCCATCCTGCAATGGACCATGGTCATGAGCCTGATGCTCTTCGCCATGGGCCTGGGCAGCCGCCTATCCCGACACATTGACCGCAGCGTGCTGGATGCCTTTATCCTTGTGGAATGCGGCCTGACCGTGCTGTGCGCCGGTGCGCCCGTCCTGGCGTACGGCCTCGCCCCCTGGACCGCGCATCTGGATCTGATCATCTACGCCCTGGGCATGGGTGTGGGGCTGCTCATCGGCCTGGAAATCCCCCTGGCCACCCGCGCCAACGAAACCTACGAGGCCCTGCGCGCCAACATCGCCGGGGTCATGGAAAACGACTATTACGGCGCGCTGCTGGGCGGGGTGCTCTTTGCCTTTCTGGGCCTGCCGTTCCTGGGGCTGGCCTGGACGCCCATGGCCCTGGGCACGGTCAACTGGCTGGTGGCCGGCATTTTTCTGTGGAAATTCGGGAACCTGCTGGACCATCCCGGCCGCGCCCGCCTGGCCTTTCTCGCTGCCGGCATGGCCCTGGTGCTCATGGCCACGCACGTGGAGCAGGTGGTCTTTTACGGCGAGCAGTCCCGCTACAAGGATCCGATCGTCCATGCCGAGCAGACGCAGTATCAGAAGATCGTCCTTACCCAGAACCAGCAGCATTACTGGTTGTTTCTCAATGGCCAGCTGCAGTTTTCCACATTTGACGAAAAACGCTACCACGAACCCCTGGTGCACCCGGCCCTGCTCACGGCCGCCGCAGCCCGCGACTCCCTGCGCGTGCTGATCCTGGGCGGCGGCGACGGTCTGGCCGTGCGCGAGGTGCTGCGGCATCCGCAGGTTGCCGAAATTGTGCTGGTGGATCTGGACCCGGCCATGACCCGCCTGGCCCGGGAGCATCCCGTGTTGCGCGCCGTGAACCAGGAGGCCCTGCACAACCCGCGGGTGCGTCTGGAGCATGGTGACGCCGCCCGCTTCCTCAAAAACACCGAGGCGCTGTGGGATGTGATCCTCGTGGACCTGCCCGACCCGGACTCCATGGATCTGATGTCCTGCTACGACGTTTCCTTCTACCGGCTGGCCCTGGCCCGGCTGGCTCCCCAGGGCGTGCTGACCACCCAGGCCACCAGCCCCATCTTTTCGCCGGACGCCTTCCGCTGCATCGTCAAGACCATGCGCGCCGCCGGCCTGGCCGTGCTGCCCTACCGCAATCAGGTGCCCAGCCTGGGCGAATGGGGCTTTGTTCTGGCCATGGACGCCGCCCAGACTGACGAACCCAGCCTCAAACGCCGCGTGCTTTCCCAGGACTATGACGCCCTGCCCACGGAAATCCTCAATCGTGACGCCTTCATCTCCATGACCCACCTGGACAGGCAGATGCTCGCCCCGGACGCCATGGCCGGCATCGAGGTCAACGACCGCCTCAAGCCGGTGCTGCACCGCTACTACAGCCGCGGTGCGTGGATGATGTACTG